The DNA segment CGGCCCCCTCATGGACCTGATGGCCGACCTCGCCGCGGAGCGCGGCACCTCGTTCCTCGTGGCCAGCCACGACCCCGCCGTCATCGCCCGCGCCCACCGCGTCTTCCGCCTCGCCGACGGCCGGCTGGTGGAGGAACCATGAAAAAGGCCCTGGAACCGCGAAAGGCGCGAATGGGCGCGAAAGAAGGAATGACGGTGGTCTTCTCGGCCAGCTGCTCCAGTCCGAACGGAACCGGGAAATCAGAGACGCCGGTCCTTCTTTCGCGGGCCCGCAGGGCCTTTCGCGCTTTTCGCGGTTGCTTCTCAGGAAAGCCCCGATGATCCTCGCCCGCCTCGCCCTCCGGAACCTGCTGCGCCAGCGGCGGCGGACGGCGCTCACCCTCATGGTCGTCGTGGCGGGTTTCGTGGCGCTGAGCCTCGCCGGGGGCTTCATGGCGCAGACCTTCCAGGGGCTGGCCGACAGCGCCATCCGCGGCGGACTGGGCCACCTGCAGGTGATGCCGCCCGGAGAACTCGAGGGCGGCGAGGCCCAGAGCCTGGAGAAGGCCCTTCCCGACGGCGAGGCCCTAGCGGCGCGCCTTCGCGAGGATCCCGCCGTCGCCGAGGTGCTGCCCCGGATCCAGTTCATGGGGCTGCTTTCCAACGGACCCAAGAGCGTGGCGTTCCTGGGCACCGCCGTGGATCCCGTGCGTGAACCCCGCCACATGGCCTCCCTCGACGCCCTGAAGGACGGCGCCCAAGCTCCCGGCGGAGCGGGCTCCCGCTGGCTCTCCGCCGATCCCCGCGCCCGGGAGGCGATCCTGGGAACGGGCCTGGCTCGCAGCATGGGGGCCTCCGTGGGGAGCCTCCTGACGCTGATGTCCACCACCCGCGACGGCGCCCTCAACGCCGTGGACGTGGAGGTCGTGGGCCTCCAGGACCTGGGCCTGCGGGAACTGAACGAGCGCTTCCTGACCGTGGGCCTCGGCACCGCGGAACAACTGCTCGACGCCGGTCCGGCGCGGTCGCGGCTGTCCGTGATCCTCAAGCGGCCCGCGGATGCCGCCGCCGAGCGGACCCGCCTCCAGGCCCTGCTTCCGGAGGCGTCGGTGAAGCCGTGGTTCGAGCTAGCCTCCTTCTACCGGCAGGTGAAGCTGCTCTACTTCGCCATCTTCGGGTTCATGGGACTGGTGCTGTTCCTCGTCGTCCTGCTCGCCACGGCCAACACCTTGCTCATGTCCGTGATGGAGCGCGTGCGGGAGTTCGGCGTCCTGCGGGCCATAGGCCTTCAGCCTACGCACCTGCTGGGCCTGCTCCAGTGGGAAGGCGCCTTCCTGGGGTTGGGGGGCAGCTTTCTCGGACTGGCCGCAACCCTCCTGCTC comes from the Geothrix sp. 21YS21S-4 genome and includes:
- a CDS encoding ABC transporter permease is translated as MILARLALRNLLRQRRRTALTLMVVVAGFVALSLAGGFMAQTFQGLADSAIRGGLGHLQVMPPGELEGGEAQSLEKALPDGEALAARLREDPAVAEVLPRIQFMGLLSNGPKSVAFLGTAVDPVREPRHMASLDALKDGAQAPGGAGSRWLSADPRAREAILGTGLARSMGASVGSLLTLMSTTRDGALNAVDVEVVGLQDLGLRELNERFLTVGLGTAEQLLDAGPARSRLSVILKRPADAAAERTRLQALLPEASVKPWFELASFYRQVKLLYFAIFGFMGLVLFLVVLLATANTLLMSVMERVREFGVLRAIGLQPTHLLGLLQWEGAFLGLGGSFLGLAATLLLRAGLNALHIQMPSPPGTSHGYELHIHFVPAIYAAVALGLQATIQISALIPGLKAAKLRIVEALRHV